Part of the Woronichinia naegeliana WA131 genome, GATAGCTGTGTTCACTGTGGTTTTTGTCTGTCAACTTGTCCCAGTTATCGCATTATCGGCAAAGAAATGGATTCTCCGAGGGGACGCATTTACTTGATGAATGCTATTAACCAAGGGCAAGCCTCCTTAGATAGCACGACAAGTCAACATTTTGATAGTTGTCTCGGTTGTTTGGCCTGTGTGAGTACCTGTCCTTCTGGTGTGCAGTACGATCAACTGATTAGCGCGACCCGTTCTCAAGTGGAACGCAATCAACCTCGCTCCCTCGGCGATCGCCTAATTCGATGGCTCATTTTTAATCTTTTTCCCTATCCCCAACGTTTACAAATTCTATTACCTTTCTTCTGGATTTATCAAAATCTAGGCTTACAAAAACTGGTACGAGCGAGTGGTTTATTAGAAAAATTCTTTCCTCGTTTAGCGGCAATGGAAGCGATTTTACCGAGAATTACCCGTCAATCTTTTTCGGGAAATTATCCTGATTGTATTCCAGCCCAAGGAACACAACGTTATCGGGTAGGGATGGTTCTGGGCTGTGTGCAACGACTCTTTTTTTCTAATGTTAATGAGGCAACGGCACGGGTATTAACTGCCAACGGTTGTGAAGTGGTGATTCCCAAAACCCAAGGATGTTGTGCTGCCCTACCGGCTCACCAGGGACAGGAAGCTCAGGCTCAGGCATTAGCTCGTCAGATGATTGATAGTTTTGCGGATAGTAATGTGGATTTTATTATTATTAATGCGGCGGGTTGTGGTCATACGCTCAAGGAATATCATCATATTTTGGCGAATGATCCAGACTATGCAGAAAAGGCCCAGCGATTTGTGGCGAAAGTTAGGGATGTCCAGGAGTTTTTAGCAGAAGTAGGTTTAGTAACGCCTTTAATGCCCATTAGCGATGAAATGTTAACGGTGGTTTATCAGGATGCTTGCCATTTATTACATGGTCAAAAAATCAGTTTACAACCCCGACAATTATTGATGCAAATCCCTAAT contains:
- a CDS encoding 4Fe-4S dicluster domain-containing protein; translated protein: MNTTDHPASFDFQTQLEETVIGFDLQNPPSQKVIDSCVHCGFCLSTCPSYRIIGKEMDSPRGRIYLMNAINQGQASLDSTTSQHFDSCLGCLACVSTCPSGVQYDQLISATRSQVERNQPRSLGDRLIRWLIFNLFPYPQRLQILLPFFWIYQNLGLQKLVRASGLLEKFFPRLAAMEAILPRITRQSFSGNYPDCIPAQGTQRYRVGMVLGCVQRLFFSNVNEATARVLTANGCEVVIPKTQGCCAALPAHQGQEAQAQALARQMIDSFADSNVDFIIINAAGCGHTLKEYHHILANDPDYAEKAQRFVAKVRDVQEFLAEVGLVTPLMPISDEMLTVVYQDACHLLHGQKISLQPRQLLMQIPNLNLKEAIDAALCCGSAGVYNMLQPQVADALGQQKVTNLLNTGAKLIASANPGCSLQIQKHLQKQGKSFPLMHPIELLDQAIRGIKLTLY